Proteins found in one Exiguobacterium sp. 9-2 genomic segment:
- a CDS encoding (Fe-S)-binding protein has translation MNTFLIINWIAFLLVIGYAGYLFTSLVKSRYAAIKRGKKAEWTLTNKERLDAVLVNVFGQKKLLKDKKSGAIHVMMFYGFLLVQFGAIDFIWKGLAVGQRFPHVPLGPLYPFFTFFQEIVMLVILIAVVWGFYRRYVEKLVRLKRNFLAGLALIFIGGLMVAVLFGNGFFLVYENHSTLGEPVASSIAFLFGWVPESVAFGLFVFFWWAHLLFLLSFMVYIPQGKHAHLIAGTANVWLGRTSKVGRLAPIDLSVMEEAEGDEAEFSFGVNRIEDFNQKQLVDLYACVECGRCTNMCPASGTGKMLSPMDLIVKLRDHLNMKTSAITQRSPWAPAFAFEGSQGNQIASLAAAGQMDIVPDSLIGNVITEEEIWACTTCRNCEDQCPVMNEHVDKIIDLRRHLVMMEGKMDPEMQRTMANIERQGNPWGMNRKERENWRKNRDELVVPTAKEKKKAGEEFEYLFWVGAMGSYDNRSQKIAMAFARILNEANISFAILGNDEKNSGDTPRRIGNEVLFQELAEANIKSFEKYGVKKIVTIDPHAYNTFKNEYPDFGLSLDVEVYHHTELLARLIDEKRITPLHEVKERVVYHDSCYLGRYNDIYDAPRYILEKIPGITLVETERNREKGMCCGAGGGMMWQEEKVGARVNVARTEQLLTVQPSVIGSACPYCLTMLSDGTKAKEVDEAVATYDVVELLERSIVGIAVEEPIATV, from the coding sequence ATGAATACGTTTTTAATCATCAACTGGATTGCCTTCCTACTCGTTATCGGTTATGCAGGCTATCTGTTCACATCACTTGTCAAAAGTCGTTACGCCGCCATTAAACGGGGGAAAAAGGCGGAATGGACGCTGACGAATAAAGAACGACTAGACGCAGTTTTAGTTAACGTCTTTGGTCAAAAGAAACTATTAAAAGATAAGAAAAGTGGCGCCATCCACGTCATGATGTTCTATGGATTCTTACTCGTTCAATTCGGAGCGATTGATTTTATCTGGAAAGGACTTGCCGTCGGTCAGCGTTTTCCGCATGTCCCGCTCGGTCCACTTTATCCATTTTTTACATTCTTTCAAGAGATCGTCATGCTCGTCATCTTGATTGCCGTCGTCTGGGGTTTTTATCGCCGGTATGTCGAGAAGCTCGTCCGTCTGAAGCGAAATTTCTTAGCAGGTCTTGCCTTGATCTTCATCGGTGGCTTGATGGTTGCCGTCCTCTTCGGAAATGGATTCTTCCTTGTCTATGAGAACCACTCGACGCTCGGTGAACCCGTCGCTTCAAGTATTGCGTTCTTATTCGGCTGGGTACCGGAATCGGTCGCTTTCGGATTATTCGTCTTCTTCTGGTGGGCGCATCTTTTGTTCCTACTTAGCTTCATGGTCTACATCCCACAAGGTAAGCATGCGCACTTGATTGCCGGTACAGCAAACGTCTGGCTCGGTCGGACATCGAAGGTTGGTCGTTTGGCACCGATTGATCTATCCGTCATGGAAGAAGCAGAAGGCGACGAAGCGGAATTCAGCTTCGGGGTCAATCGGATTGAAGATTTCAATCAAAAGCAACTCGTTGATCTATATGCCTGCGTCGAGTGCGGTCGCTGTACGAACATGTGCCCAGCAAGCGGAACTGGGAAGATGTTGTCACCGATGGATTTGATCGTTAAATTACGGGACCATCTTAATATGAAAACGTCAGCCATCACACAACGTTCACCATGGGCACCTGCTTTTGCGTTCGAAGGATCGCAAGGAAATCAGATTGCCTCGCTCGCAGCAGCCGGACAGATGGATATCGTCCCGGATTCATTGATTGGGAACGTCATTACGGAAGAAGAAATTTGGGCGTGTACGACGTGCCGAAACTGTGAGGATCAGTGTCCGGTCATGAACGAACATGTTGATAAAATCATCGACCTCCGTCGCCATCTCGTCATGATGGAAGGCAAGATGGATCCGGAAATGCAGCGGACGATGGCAAACATCGAACGTCAAGGTAATCCATGGGGGATGAACCGAAAAGAGCGCGAAAACTGGCGGAAAAACCGTGATGAACTCGTCGTTCCGACAGCGAAAGAAAAGAAGAAAGCAGGCGAAGAGTTCGAGTACCTGTTCTGGGTCGGTGCGATGGGATCGTACGATAACCGGAGTCAAAAAATCGCGATGGCGTTTGCCCGTATTCTGAACGAGGCAAATATCTCGTTTGCGATTCTCGGTAATGACGAGAAGAACTCGGGCGATACACCACGTCGAATCGGTAACGAAGTCTTGTTCCAAGAACTCGCGGAAGCAAACATCAAATCATTTGAGAAGTATGGCGTCAAAAAGATCGTCACGATTGATCCGCATGCCTACAATACATTCAAAAATGAGTACCCAGACTTCGGACTCAGTCTGGATGTCGAAGTCTATCACCATACCGAATTGCTCGCTCGTCTGATTGATGAGAAACGCATTACACCGTTACATGAAGTTAAGGAGCGGGTCGTCTATCACGATTCGTGTTACCTCGGTCGATACAATGATATTTACGACGCACCGCGTTATATTCTCGAGAAAATTCCAGGCATCACTCTCGTCGAGACAGAACGTAACCGTGAAAAAGGCATGTGTTGTGGTGCTGGTGGTGGCATGATGTGGCAAGAAGAAAAAGTTGGTGCACGTGTCAACGTCGCGCGGACGGAACAATTGTTGACCGTCCAACCATCCGTCATCGGGTCAGCATGTCCGTACTGTTTGACGATGCTTAGTGACGGTACGAAGGCGAAGGAAGTGGATGAAGCGGTCGCCACGTATGATGTCGTCGAATTATTAGAACGGTCGATCGTTGGTATAGCGGTCGAAGAGCCAATTGCCACAGTTTAA
- a CDS encoding MerR family transcriptional regulator, translating into MGQVAETTGLSKRTIDYYTSLGLLTSERTASGYRLYDESVIHQIEKIEYLKSQRLSLQEILASFTEREQKTGETIYQEVQQLQTTVEGLEQRLLQSTEVEKQAIRLELSRRLTLIASLIAQL; encoded by the coding sequence ATCGGTCAGGTCGCGGAGACCACCGGCTTATCAAAACGAACGATTGATTACTACACATCACTCGGTCTCTTAACATCAGAGCGTACTGCATCGGGCTACCGTTTGTATGACGAATCGGTCATTCATCAAATCGAAAAGATTGAATATTTGAAGTCTCAACGGCTTTCCCTGCAAGAGATTCTTGCTTCTTTTACGGAACGAGAACAAAAAACAGGAGAGACGATTTATCAGGAAGTACAACAATTACAGACGACGGTTGAAGGACTCGAGCAACGTTTGTTGCAGTCGACGGAAGTCGAAAAACAAGCGATTCGCTTAGAACTGTCCCGACGTCTGACATTGATTGCTTCTCTGATTGCACAGCTTTAA
- a CDS encoding hemolysin family protein, translating into MDTILFINLFLVVLLIVLTAFFVGSEFAVVKVRMSRLDQMIQDGNKSAVLAKKIAGDLDYYLSACQLGITVTALGLGALGEPTVEKILHPVFDDFGISAAVSTLLSFGIAFVSVTFLHVVIGELAPKTLAIQYAERMTLLFARPLYVFGKIMYPFIWLLNGSARLFLGLFGVKPAGHEQAHSEDELKIIMAQSFQSGEINQTELALMQNVFAFDEHIVKDLMVPRMRMETISERLTKNELMEIFMDNPYTRYPVTEENDKDRILGYVNVKEVLTDFANGNEHPVTHYVKELPVVSEVTSLQDTLRKMKRTRTHLVLVVDEYGGTAGLVSMEDLLEEIVGEIRDEFDADEVEEIEQIKSDEFLLDGTVLLVDLEERFNIRFTNVEDVDTIGGWIQMHNIDLQPGEHIDTPDFSVEVMEMENYQINRVKIWLHPAEQVEAEG; encoded by the coding sequence TTGGATACTATATTATTCATCAATTTATTTTTAGTGGTGTTGTTGATCGTGTTGACGGCGTTCTTCGTCGGATCGGAATTCGCTGTCGTCAAAGTGCGGATGTCGCGTTTGGATCAGATGATCCAGGATGGCAATAAAAGTGCGGTCCTTGCGAAAAAAATCGCCGGTGATCTTGATTATTACTTGTCTGCCTGTCAGCTCGGTATTACCGTCACGGCACTCGGTCTTGGGGCACTTGGAGAACCGACAGTCGAAAAGATCTTGCATCCGGTCTTCGATGACTTCGGGATCTCTGCTGCTGTTTCAACACTCTTGTCGTTTGGTATCGCATTTGTATCCGTAACGTTCTTACACGTCGTCATCGGGGAACTTGCTCCGAAGACACTCGCGATTCAGTATGCAGAACGCATGACATTGTTATTTGCTCGTCCGCTGTATGTGTTCGGGAAGATTATGTATCCGTTCATCTGGTTACTCAACGGTTCAGCACGCCTGTTCCTTGGTCTGTTCGGTGTCAAACCAGCAGGACATGAACAAGCCCACTCAGAAGATGAATTGAAAATCATCATGGCGCAAAGTTTCCAAAGTGGTGAAATCAATCAGACGGAACTTGCTCTCATGCAGAACGTCTTCGCCTTTGACGAGCATATTGTCAAAGACTTAATGGTTCCACGAATGCGGATGGAGACGATCTCGGAACGTTTGACGAAGAATGAACTGATGGAAATCTTCATGGATAATCCGTATACGCGTTATCCGGTCACAGAAGAGAACGATAAAGACCGGATTCTTGGATACGTCAACGTCAAGGAAGTCTTGACGGATTTTGCGAACGGGAACGAACATCCGGTGACACATTACGTCAAGGAACTACCGGTCGTTTCTGAAGTAACATCACTTCAGGACACATTGCGGAAGATGAAACGGACCCGGACACACCTCGTACTCGTCGTCGATGAATATGGTGGAACAGCAGGACTCGTCTCGATGGAAGACTTACTCGAAGAAATCGTCGGCGAAATCCGTGATGAATTCGATGCAGATGAAGTCGAAGAAATCGAACAAATCAAATCTGATGAATTTTTACTGGACGGTACTGTATTACTCGTGGATTTAGAAGAACGTTTCAACATTCGATTTACGAACGTCGAGGACGTGGATACGATCGGCGGCTGGATTCAGATGCACAACATTGATCTTCAACCCGGTGAGCACATCGATACACCAGACTTTTCGGTTGAAGTAATGGAGATGGAGAACTATCAAATCAATCGCGTCAAGATTTGGTTGCATCCAGCTGAACAAGTAGAAGCAGAAGGATAA
- a CDS encoding LytS/YhcK type 5TM receptor domain-containing protein, which produces MLDQIPFLLSRLGMLALLAFLLSQWRISRYIFKMDRGMNVPLLLAFVSSGILMNYAGIVLSNDTTIDPLLGLSVKKDALLLDTRLAVIVTSGLIGGPIVGGITGCLVGLHRYLLGSLGAEAGWIIAMIAGLVSGWYRKRWRLRDDYALIPPVGIVLVALFFESGITLLLAPDTTQALDLISHAVFPLLFANTCGVILFIMILRTQLRLEGDLFVRQTERSDRLLQALQPLRKQGLTSEVARQIGVTLLKETKMQRVVLLGATEVVIDMTEQQPAVCGEQPRREEQQWIEAEEPVRQEDELTGQILSFHPIRINGQKAGVICYFSKDLFDDTVERMTEQLVRLLARELYMHREEQLLRLSGRKMKPMLHVSYLKGIIEEIQRTADPGTPVKHQLNALLQLLTTATRHDEHPLREELATLKAYLSLEGTRRRPNQLTSADITVDLDIETSVEEYFVFPFLVTQLVDNALRHAFVKAGRHHRIDVRAFKSTTGWIIEVADNGQGMPLAVMQQLDQKESGDSNLFLIRRALEVTYGPAASLRVYSIIHQGTRIEVRLPFPSP; this is translated from the coding sequence GTGCTTGATCAGATTCCATTCTTACTGAGTCGTTTAGGTATGTTAGCACTGTTAGCCTTTCTATTGTCCCAGTGGCGCATTTCTCGATACATATTCAAGATGGACCGCGGGATGAATGTACCACTTCTTTTAGCATTCGTATCATCTGGTATTTTAATGAACTATGCGGGAATCGTGCTTTCGAATGATACAACGATCGATCCGTTACTCGGGTTATCCGTCAAAAAGGATGCTTTATTACTTGATACACGTTTAGCAGTCATCGTGACGAGCGGTCTGATCGGTGGACCAATCGTCGGTGGGATCACAGGATGTCTAGTCGGGTTGCACCGCTATTTACTCGGTTCTCTAGGAGCAGAAGCAGGTTGGATCATTGCGATGATAGCTGGACTCGTGAGTGGATGGTACCGGAAACGTTGGCGCTTACGGGATGACTATGCCTTGATTCCACCAGTCGGCATCGTCTTAGTCGCATTGTTCTTTGAAAGTGGAATCACGTTGTTGCTGGCTCCAGACACGACGCAGGCGCTTGATTTAATCAGTCATGCGGTGTTTCCGCTATTATTCGCGAACACATGTGGTGTCATACTGTTTATCATGATTTTACGAACGCAACTTCGACTCGAAGGTGATCTCTTCGTCCGACAAACGGAGCGTTCTGATCGGTTATTACAAGCGTTGCAACCCTTACGAAAGCAGGGATTGACGTCAGAAGTCGCCCGACAAATCGGAGTGACATTATTAAAGGAAACGAAAATGCAACGTGTCGTCTTGCTCGGAGCGACGGAGGTCGTCATTGATATGACGGAACAGCAACCTGCTGTCTGTGGCGAACAACCGAGACGTGAGGAACAACAATGGATTGAGGCAGAAGAACCCGTCCGACAGGAAGATGAACTGACGGGACAGATTCTAAGCTTTCATCCAATACGCATCAACGGTCAAAAGGCGGGTGTCATCTGTTATTTCTCGAAAGATCTATTTGACGATACGGTCGAGCGAATGACGGAACAACTTGTCCGTTTATTAGCACGAGAGTTATACATGCACCGAGAAGAGCAGTTGCTCCGATTAAGCGGTAGAAAGATGAAACCTATGTTACACGTCAGTTATCTCAAAGGCATCATCGAAGAAATTCAGCGGACAGCCGATCCCGGAACTCCTGTAAAACATCAATTGAATGCGTTGCTTCAACTTTTGACGACAGCGACGCGGCACGATGAACATCCACTGCGTGAGGAACTAGCGACGCTAAAAGCTTATCTATCGCTCGAAGGTACACGCCGCCGTCCGAATCAATTGACATCCGCTGATATCACGGTCGATCTCGACATCGAGACTTCCGTTGAGGAATACTTCGTTTTCCCGTTCCTCGTGACACAGCTTGTCGATAATGCACTACGTCACGCGTTCGTAAAGGCAGGACGGCATCACCGGATTGATGTCCGCGCCTTTAAGTCGACGACGGGTTGGATCATCGAAGTCGCAGACAATGGGCAAGGAATGCCGCTTGCTGTGATGCAACAACTGGATCAAAAAGAATCAGGTGATTCGAATCTGTTCTTGATTCGACGCGCACTGGAGGTGACATATGGTCCGGCTGCGTCACTACGCGTCTATTCCATTATCCATCAAGGAACACGAATCGAAGTCCGGCTACCTTTTCCATCGCCTTGA